A window of the Plasmodium vinckei vinckei genome assembly, chromosome: PVVCY_08 genome harbors these coding sequences:
- a CDS encoding DNAJ-like molecular chaperone protein, putative has translation MLNDIIIQVVIASIGVTIVNSDKIKFLNKFKYAVYALIFSFLVYKGIPWKRDNYYVYLNITPNATKQEIQTAYRQAAKIYHPDKNTDESADSSFIKLKHAYDVLSDDVRRSNYNRFGDYKNGEVDDNTATLLICLSLVQHAMFFIIGYFLSYRKKLEFSRQIFLVYNIASFCFELQFRFIEDDTTFDWLPVIGYLLPYEKIKLLRMIFPIVFFISICISAYAYTDRNASLIYLMRSILSTNRIIVERSNDVIESTNYLKKNGDQIVSKLQQMRKTDGSSLFQINDKNNESDNKEYFGTENKKLLENVKEFSLTLDSQQMNLLEKCYEIMKNKQIDDKKGKKKSWFEFFSMQMIFGIIFVYIWLTSK, from the exons ATGCTAAACGATATAATCATACAGGTTGTTATAGCTTCTATAGGGGTAACTATAGTCAATAgtgataaaattaaatttcttaataaattta AATATGCAGTATATGCcctaattttttcttttctggTATATAAGGGTATACCATGGAAAAGGGACAACTACtatgtttatttaaatattaccCCGAATGCTACAAAACAAGAAATTCAAACAGCCTATAGACAAGCTGCCAAAATTTATCACCCA GATAAAAATACAGACGAATCTGCTGATTcatcttttataaaattgaaacATGCCTATGATGTTTTATCAGATGATGTGAGAAGAAGTAATTATAACAGATTTGGCGACTATAAAAATG GTGAAGTTGACGACAACACTGCCACTTTGCTGATATGTCTTTCACTAGTTCAACATGccatgttttttattattggatattttttatcatatcgTAAAAAACTAGAATTTTCAAGACAG attttcctagtatataatatagcaAGTTTTTGTTTCGAATTGCAATTTCGATTTATTGAAGATGACACAACATTTGATTGGCTACCTGTTATAGGATATTTATTAccatatgaaaaaataaaattattaagaaTGATATTTCccattgttttttttataagtatATGTATTTCTGCTTATGCATATACAGATAGAAATGCGAgcttaatttatttaatgagATCTATATTATCCACAAATCGAATAATTGTTGAAAGATCTAATGATGTTATTGAATCAactaattatttaaaaaaaaatggagatCAAATAGTTTCAAAATTACAACAGATGAGAAAAACAGATGGATCTTCACTATTCCAAATTaatgacaaaaataatgaaagtgacaataaagaatatttcggaactgaaaataaaaaactacTTGAAAATGTAAAAGAATTTTCATTAACCTTAGATTCTCAACAAATGAATTTATTAGAAAAATGTTATgaaataatgaagaataaacaaattgatgataaaaaaggaaaaaaaaaatcatggTTTGAATTTTTCTCTATGCAAATGATATTTggaattatatttgtttatatctGGCTTActtcaaaataa